The Engraulis encrasicolus isolate BLACKSEA-1 chromosome 4, IST_EnEncr_1.0, whole genome shotgun sequence genome includes a window with the following:
- the LOC134446931 gene encoding potassium voltage-gated channel subfamily A member 1-like, giving the protein MTVVPGDNMDETSAVPGHPQDTYPPDHDDHECCERVVINIAGLRFETQLKTLSQFPETLLGNPKKRMRYFDPLRNEYFFDRNRPSFDAILYYYQSGGRLRRPVNVPLDMFSEEIKFYELGVDAMERFREDEGFIREEERPLPDKEFQRQIWLLFEHPESSGPARGIAIVSVMVILISIVIFCLETLPELKEDPAGRYETVGNTTFYYKPNILTDPFFIVETLCIIWFSFELIVRFFACPSKAAFFKNMMNTIDIVAIIPYFITLGTELADEADGKAEGKGDQATSLAILRVIRLVRVFRIFKLSRHSKGLQILGQTLKASMRELGLLIFFLFIGVILFSSAVYFAEAEEPDSHFSSIPDAFWWAVVSMTTVGYGDMVPVTIGGKIVGSLCAIAGVLTIALPVPVIVSNFNYFYHRETEGEEQAQLLNVSNPNIASDTSSRRSSSTVSKSEYMEIDGDINNSIDNFREANLRTGNCTITNQNCVNNTKLLSDV; this is encoded by the coding sequence ATGACTGTAGTACCAGGAGATAACATGGACGAGACCTCGGCGGTGCCGGGGCATCCGCAGGACACCTACCCCCCGGACCATGACGACCATGAATGCTGCGAACGGGTCGTCATCAACATCGCGGGGCTGCGATTCGAGACGCAGCTCAAGACCCTCTCGCAGTTCCCCGAGACACTGTTAGGTAACCCCAAGAAGAGGATGCGCTACTTCGACCCCCTGAGAAACGAGTACTTCTTTGACAGGAACCGTCCTAGTTTCGATGCCATCCTCTACTACTACCAGTCCGGGGGCAGGCTGCGGAGGCCAGTCAACGTGCCCTTGGATATGTTCTCGGAGGAAATAAAGTTTTATGAACTGGGGGTGGATGCCATGGAGAGGTTTCGGGAGGACGAGGGCTTCATACGAGAGGAGGAGCGCCCTTTGCCCGACAAGGAGTTCCAGCGACAGATCTGGCTACTTTTTGAGCACCCCGAAAGCTCAGGCCCAGCCAGGGGGATTGCCATTGTGTCTGTGATGGTCATTTTGATCTCCATCGTCATATTCTGTCTGGAGACTTTACCTGAACTAAAAGAAGACCCAGCGGGTCGCTATGAGACTGTAGGCAACACCACTTTCTATTACAAGCCCAACATCCTGACCGACCCCTTCTTTATTGTGGAGACTCTGTGCATCATCTGGTTCTCCTTCGAACTGATAGTGCGCTTCTTCGCCTGTCCGAGCAAGGCGGCCTTCTTCAAGAACATGATGAACACTATTGACATAGTGGCCATCATCCCATACTTTATCACCCTGGGTACTGAGCTGGCCGATGAGGCAGACGGGAAAGCGGAGGGAAAGGGTGACCAGGCAACGTCATTGGCCATCCTCAGGGTCATCCGTCTGGTGCGAGTGTTCAGGATCTTCAAACTTTCCAGGCATTCGAAAGGACTGCAGATCTTGGGTCAAACCCTGAAAGCCAGTATGAGGGAGCTGGGGCTGCTCATATTCTTCCTGTTCATCGGTGTCATCCTGTTCTCCAGTGCAGTGTACTTTGCGGAGGCCGAGGAGCCGGATTCACACTTCAGTAGCATCCCGGACGCCTTCTGGTGGGCGGTCGTATCAATGACCACCGTTGGCTACGGTGACATGGTCCCAGTGACCATTGGCGGCAAGATTGTCGGCTCCCTCTGCGCCATTGCCGGTGTGTTGACCATTGCGCTTCCGGTGCCTGTGATCGTGTCCAACTTCAACTACTTCTACCACAGGGAAACCGAGGGAGAGGAACAGGCCCAACTCCTCAACGTTAGCAATCCAAACATAGCCTCTGACACGTCCAGTCGCCGCAGCTCCTCGACCGTGAGCAAGTCGGAGTACATGGAAATCGACGGCGACATTAACAACAGTATCGACAATTTTAGGGAAGCCAACCTGAGAACTGGCAACTGCACTATAACCAATCAAAACTGTGTGAACAACACCAAGCTTCTATCTGACGTGTAG